The following are encoded in a window of Acidobacteriota bacterium genomic DNA:
- a CDS encoding sodium:solute symporter family protein produces MSIYLVIILAYLVVLTVFNFVRSRRIKSQEQFMVAGRSLKWQVMVFTLICTWIGSGTFISGAEFASKAGFSALWLAAGAWVGIICIYFLAAKIHTFGQYTVGDVLEVRYGPAARLFGAVALILSFISIVSYQFVAGGFILNVITDGKISEATGTFIAAVFVILFTALGGMVAIAYTDLPNGIIIVLACLLAVPFVIAAAGGLPAAKAALPPGYFAVVNSQFGAYPWLKAIGYFLSTMFLLLGVQSMYQKFYSAKSARDAKKAVAWWTVGTIIVESIVVVIAVFAYSKLQGQIDLSVPKAGGKIVLMAARQMVPLPVGVLLLAAACAVVISTGMNYLLSNSTTIMRDIYQRFLKKTPGEKNLVALQKVFVVVIGVLAFLLATQLKSVLAMSFFAYTIYGVAITPALIAALAWKRATKAGGLASIISGTVVSLALYIPTTLKNPPMPVIDGDPWGIPLIFPALFVSLASLIVVSLLTPKPKAEELGKFFPTK; encoded by the coding sequence ATGTCGATCTATCTCGTCATCATCCTCGCCTATCTCGTCGTCCTGACCGTCTTCAACTTCGTCCGGTCGAGGCGGATCAAGAGCCAGGAGCAGTTCATGGTCGCCGGCCGGAGCCTGAAGTGGCAGGTCATGGTCTTCACCCTGATCTGCACCTGGATCGGGTCGGGGACCTTCATCAGCGGGGCCGAGTTCGCCTCGAAGGCCGGCTTCTCCGCGCTGTGGCTGGCCGCCGGCGCCTGGGTCGGCATCATCTGCATCTACTTCCTGGCCGCCAAGATCCACACCTTCGGCCAGTACACGGTGGGCGACGTCCTCGAGGTCCGCTACGGGCCGGCGGCCCGTCTGTTCGGGGCCGTGGCCCTGATCCTGTCCTTCATCTCCATCGTCTCCTACCAGTTCGTGGCCGGCGGCTTCATCCTCAACGTCATCACCGACGGCAAGATCTCGGAGGCGACCGGGACGTTCATCGCCGCCGTCTTCGTCATCCTGTTCACGGCCCTCGGCGGCATGGTCGCCATCGCCTACACCGACCTGCCCAACGGCATCATCATCGTCCTGGCCTGCCTGCTGGCCGTGCCCTTCGTCATCGCCGCGGCGGGCGGGCTGCCCGCGGCCAAGGCGGCGCTGCCGCCCGGCTACTTCGCCGTCGTCAACAGCCAGTTCGGCGCCTACCCCTGGCTCAAGGCCATCGGTTACTTCCTGTCGACGATGTTCCTCCTGCTGGGCGTCCAGAGCATGTACCAGAAGTTCTACAGCGCCAAGTCGGCCCGGGACGCCAAGAAGGCCGTGGCCTGGTGGACGGTCGGGACGATCATCGTCGAGTCGATCGTCGTCGTCATCGCCGTTTTCGCCTACAGCAAGCTCCAGGGCCAGATCGACCTGAGCGTGCCCAAGGCGGGCGGCAAGATCGTGCTCATGGCGGCCCGGCAGATGGTCCCCTTGCCCGTGGGCGTCCTGCTGCTCGCGGCGGCCTGCGCCGTCGTCATCTCCACCGGCATGAACTACCTCCTGTCGAACTCGACGACCATCATGCGCGACATCTACCAGCGCTTCCTGAAAAAGACGCCGGGAGAAAAGAACCTCGTCGCCCTGCAGAAGGTCTTCGTCGTCGTGATCGGCGTGCTGGCCTTCCTGCTGGCCACGCAGCTCAAGTCGGTCCTGGCGATGAGCTTCTTCGCCTACACCATCTACGGCGTGGCCATCACCCCGGCCCTCATCGCCGCCCTGGCCTGGAAGCGGGCGACCAAGGCGGGCGGCCTGGCCTCCATCATCTCCGGGACAGTCGTCTCCCTGGCCCTCTATATCCCGACCACCCTGAAGAACCCGCCCATGCCGGTCATCGACGGGGACCCCTGGGGCATCCCGCTCATCTTTCCGGCCCTGTTCGTCTCGCTCGCTTCCCTGATCGTCGTCAGCCTGCTGACGCCGAAGCCGAAGGCCGAGGAGCTGGGAAAGTTCTTCCCGACGAAATAG
- a CDS encoding histone deacetylase, giving the protein MKPGLVIDGRYRDHDAGAGHVESPARIGTLLRLLEEEPPVPCMSIPPRPATEEELAFVHERGYIDLVRSTAGQTVPLDDDSVAGPATWDTARLAAGGFLEAIDRIMDGAAPNALALVRPPGHHAEASRAMGFCFFNNAAIGAEHLVRRHGLRRILVADWDLHHGNGTEQAFYERRDVLYFSTHQSPLFPWTGAARFFGSGEGYGYNLNVPLLPGKDDADLLGVYQDILAPVAAEFQPEFIIVSAGFDIAAGDPLGRMLVTARGFGLLTASLMAMAERTAGGRLALVLEGGYDLTALRDGVGEVLRTLAGGPERAARGGDGLRESVSPSLLVELEEPLRIFRRKWDIPPLRGVLA; this is encoded by the coding sequence ATGAAGCCGGGCCTGGTCATCGACGGGCGCTATAGGGACCACGACGCGGGCGCCGGGCACGTCGAATCGCCGGCCCGGATCGGGACGCTCCTGCGGCTTCTCGAGGAGGAGCCGCCGGTCCCCTGCATGTCCATTCCGCCGCGGCCGGCGACCGAAGAGGAGCTCGCCTTCGTCCACGAGCGCGGCTACATCGACCTGGTCAGGTCCACGGCCGGCCAGACCGTCCCCCTTGACGACGACTCCGTCGCCGGCCCGGCGACCTGGGACACGGCCCGGCTGGCCGCCGGCGGCTTCCTCGAAGCGATCGACCGGATCATGGACGGGGCCGCGCCGAACGCCCTGGCCCTGGTCCGGCCGCCCGGCCACCACGCCGAAGCCTCGCGGGCCATGGGCTTCTGCTTCTTCAACAACGCCGCGATCGGCGCCGAGCACCTGGTCCGTCGGCACGGCCTGCGGCGCATCCTCGTCGCCGATTGGGACCTCCATCACGGCAACGGCACGGAGCAGGCCTTTTACGAACGCCGGGACGTCCTGTATTTCTCGACCCACCAGTCGCCGCTCTTCCCCTGGACGGGCGCGGCCCGCTTCTTCGGGAGTGGCGAAGGATACGGCTACAACCTCAACGTGCCGCTCCTTCCGGGCAAGGACGACGCCGATCTCCTCGGCGTCTACCAGGACATCCTGGCCCCCGTCGCCGCGGAATTCCAGCCGGAGTTCATCATCGTCAGCGCCGGCTTCGACATCGCCGCCGGAGACCCCCTCGGCCGGATGCTCGTGACGGCGCGGGGCTTCGGGCTCCTGACCGCGTCCCTGATGGCCATGGCCGAAAGGACGGCCGGCGGACGGCTGGCCCTGGTCCTCGAGGGCGGCTATGACCTGACGGCCCTCCGGGACGGGGTCGGAGAAGTCCTTAGGACCCTGGCCGGAGGGCCCGAAAGGGCGGCCCGGGGCGGAGACGGCCTCCGCGAGAGCGTCTCCCCGTCGCTCCTGGTCGAGCTCGAGGAGCCCCTGCGGATCTTCCGCCGGAAGTGGGACATCCCTCCCCTCCGTGGTGTCCTCGCCTGA
- a CDS encoding DUF6600 domain-containing protein, with protein sequence MKKALIIAASVILVAAAVFAQEAQTPTPQNTQEIKDAKYTNESIARLSFVEGKAFVQRASDLGYEEGALNMPVSEGDRIGTSDGRAEIHFGKGNYLRLDSDTKVDVLNLPKKDDDIARFRVWSGHVFVVVGTLKKEKGIEIHTADSSFYVLDRGVYRVDVRENRDTEIMVYKGLIEAAGEDGSTLLKASQRLEIAEGRLASKPSSFIAVADDAFDKFNESRTSITGREFAKARLPEDLSDYEGELDENGRWTYLAPYGNVWMPNGIDADWRPYYDGRWTWLPLSGWTWWPYEPWGWCTFHYGRWHWAIDLGWYWIPMNMWGPAWVDWWWDDYYFGWAPLSYWGYPGVIMDGMYYGHYYGPYYPYGSRALTVVRRDQLKDPHIAANALRGDSLKGLNRISLSHQTLSVRPAGTKISVQPLNGNRVMLRNEGSSGLARDARTGGRSAAGGAAAAGSPRAIRNPDEPSKGGAATKGSPQTVKSPAKGERSSGPSKSSGSGGRSTRKKDSEPAASALSSTGYRSDPSIAGTRSGAGQERTAYGYPSSPSIRGRISYGDGGSGRARTFSGPYSRPSSSSGSYARPYSGRSSGSSVRSGGSRSGSSSGRSSGSSRSGSSRGSSSRSSGSSSRGSSSGSRGASGGGAHRK encoded by the coding sequence ATGAAGAAGGCATTGATCATCGCGGCGTCGGTCATCCTGGTCGCGGCGGCCGTCTTCGCCCAGGAGGCGCAGACGCCGACCCCGCAGAACACCCAGGAGATCAAGGACGCCAAATATACCAACGAATCGATCGCCCGCCTGAGCTTCGTCGAGGGCAAGGCCTTCGTCCAGAGGGCCTCGGACCTCGGCTACGAGGAGGGCGCCCTCAACATGCCCGTCAGCGAAGGGGACCGCATCGGCACGTCCGACGGCCGGGCCGAGATCCACTTCGGCAAGGGCAACTACCTGCGCCTCGACAGCGACACCAAGGTCGACGTGTTGAACCTGCCCAAGAAGGACGACGACATCGCGCGCTTCCGCGTCTGGTCCGGCCATGTCTTCGTCGTAGTCGGCACGCTGAAGAAGGAAAAGGGCATCGAGATCCACACCGCCGACTCCTCGTTCTACGTCCTCGACCGCGGCGTTTACCGCGTCGACGTCCGCGAGAACCGGGACACCGAGATCATGGTCTACAAGGGCCTCATCGAAGCCGCCGGCGAAGACGGCTCGACCCTGCTCAAGGCTTCCCAGCGGCTGGAGATCGCCGAGGGCCGCCTGGCCTCGAAGCCGTCGTCCTTCATCGCCGTGGCCGACGACGCCTTCGACAAGTTCAACGAATCCCGCACCTCGATCACCGGGCGGGAATTCGCCAAGGCCAGGCTGCCCGAGGACCTCTCCGACTACGAAGGCGAGCTCGACGAGAACGGCCGCTGGACCTACCTCGCCCCCTACGGCAACGTCTGGATGCCCAACGGCATCGACGCGGACTGGCGCCCCTATTATGACGGCCGCTGGACCTGGCTGCCCCTGTCCGGGTGGACCTGGTGGCCCTACGAGCCCTGGGGCTGGTGCACGTTCCATTACGGCCGCTGGCACTGGGCCATCGACCTCGGCTGGTACTGGATCCCCATGAACATGTGGGGCCCGGCCTGGGTCGATTGGTGGTGGGATGACTACTACTTCGGCTGGGCGCCCCTTAGCTACTGGGGCTACCCCGGCGTCATCATGGACGGCATGTACTACGGCCACTACTACGGGCCGTATTACCCCTACGGTTCGCGGGCCCTCACGGTCGTCCGGCGCGACCAGCTCAAGGACCCGCACATCGCCGCCAACGCGCTGCGCGGCGATTCGCTCAAGGGCTTGAACAGGATCAGCCTGAGCCATCAGACCCTCAGCGTCAGGCCGGCGGGGACGAAGATCTCCGTCCAGCCGCTCAACGGCAACCGCGTCATGCTCCGGAACGAAGGCTCGTCCGGCCTGGCGCGCGACGCCCGGACCGGCGGCCGGAGCGCCGCCGGCGGCGCGGCCGCCGCGGGCAGCCCGCGGGCCATCCGCAACCCCGACGAGCCGTCCAAGGGCGGGGCCGCGACGAAGGGCAGTCCCCAGACGGTCAAGAGCCCGGCCAAGGGCGAACGGTCGTCCGGCCCGTCCAAGTCGTCGGGCTCGGGCGGACGCAGCACCCGCAAGAAGGACAGCGAGCCGGCCGCGTCGGCGCTGTCGTCCACAGGGTACCGGAGCGACCCGTCCATCGCCGGGACGCGCTCGGGCGCGGGCCAGGAGCGCACGGCTTACGGCTATCCGTCCTCGCCCAGCATCCGGGGCCGCATCTCGTACGGCGACGGAGGCAGCGGACGGGCCCGGACCTTCTCCGGCCCCTACTCCCGGCCGTCGTCTTCGAGCGGCTCGTACGCGCGGCCCTATTCCGGCCGGTCGAGCGGCTCGTCCGTCCGGTCGGGCGGCTCCCGGTCCGGTTCTTCGTCGGGCAGATCGAGCGGCTCCTCGCGCTCGGGTTCGTCTCGCGGCAGCTCTTCACGCAGCTCCGGGTCCTCGTCCCGGGGCTCATCGTCAGGTTCCCGCGGCGCCTCGGGCGGAGGCGCCCATAGAAAGTAG
- a CDS encoding PBP1A family penicillin-binding protein, protein MKFKKGTVLRVVLILLLAGLALGLGALAGSYVAIRDNLPNVADIESFRPKLITTVYAADGKPVKEFAEERRVEVAYDRLPRNLVNAIVATEDPTFFHHGGVAIRGIIRAVWNDVFKVLSGRRPEGGSTITQQLARSLFLHREVSLRRKLKELYLSRQIEKLYSKDKILELYCNHFFLGHGAYGVQAAASLFFGKDVSALDLEEAAMIAGIFRGPAVYSPYSNKSGTLARRNHVLNRMVAEGYLSRAEGEAAKARPMVVLPFRRTSSEFGAYFFEEVRRYLEKSYGYDGLYRDGLKVYTTLDPVLQRYAELALRSGLRRTENGLKGWRADKPNLLSAGPEAVKDLVASPKAPLDEQWLLTWENQAVEPGDAYDAIVLAASRTEATVRLKNSLGRMTSKDIGWTKAGRLDAIIRKGDVIQVNVLSFDAAANEAVVSLTQKPVRNGAFVAIDPRTGQIRALVGGYAFRDSQFDRAVQAPRQTGSVIKPLLYTAALEHGFTPASVIKDEPVTFIDRWNNEPWSPKNYDRQYKGAITLRTGLEQSRNVVTATLLDNISPQVGVDYCRRFGITSPVYPYLSLSLGTFEITLLEMVSAFSTFPDKGVRYTPYFITRVEDKDGNVLEEARVESQEVVPPQTAYMMTYLMRGVVESEGGTAGAVSVLNWPLAGKTGTTDDYSDAWFIGFSPDLCAGVWVGHDKPIPLGEKQTGAAAALPIWQDFFSRVVQDARKKARDEGIEDFAPPDFEVPPNLVFVEIDKKTGLLATPACRYPFREVFFPGTEPSRYCTLADHLRVFDYYSSDKATEEH, encoded by the coding sequence ATGAAATTCAAGAAGGGCACGGTCCTGCGCGTCGTGCTCATCCTCCTCCTGGCCGGCCTGGCCCTCGGGCTGGGCGCCCTGGCCGGGTCCTACGTCGCGATCAGGGACAACCTGCCGAACGTCGCCGACATCGAGAGCTTCCGGCCGAAGCTCATCACCACGGTCTACGCGGCCGACGGGAAGCCGGTCAAGGAGTTCGCCGAGGAGCGGCGGGTCGAGGTCGCCTACGACCGCCTGCCCCGGAACCTGGTCAACGCCATCGTGGCCACGGAGGACCCGACCTTCTTCCACCACGGCGGCGTGGCCATCCGCGGCATCATCCGGGCCGTCTGGAACGACGTGTTCAAGGTCCTGAGCGGCCGGCGGCCCGAGGGCGGCAGCACGATCACCCAGCAGCTGGCCCGGTCGCTCTTCCTCCACCGCGAGGTCAGCCTGCGGCGCAAGCTCAAGGAGCTCTACCTGTCCCGCCAGATCGAGAAGCTCTATTCCAAGGACAAGATCCTCGAGCTGTACTGCAATCATTTCTTCCTCGGGCACGGCGCTTACGGCGTCCAGGCCGCGGCCAGCCTTTTCTTCGGCAAGGACGTGTCCGCCCTCGACCTGGAGGAAGCGGCCATGATCGCCGGGATCTTCCGGGGCCCGGCCGTCTATTCCCCGTACTCGAACAAGAGCGGCACGCTCGCCCGCCGCAACCACGTCCTCAACCGGATGGTCGCCGAGGGCTACCTGAGCCGGGCCGAGGGCGAAGCCGCCAAGGCCAGGCCGATGGTCGTCCTGCCGTTCCGGCGGACAAGCTCCGAGTTCGGCGCCTATTTCTTCGAGGAGGTCCGGCGCTATCTCGAGAAGTCCTACGGCTACGACGGCCTCTACCGGGACGGGCTCAAGGTCTATACGACCCTCGACCCGGTCCTGCAGCGCTACGCCGAGCTGGCGCTCCGGTCGGGCCTGCGCCGGACGGAGAACGGCCTGAAGGGCTGGCGCGCCGACAAGCCGAACCTCCTTTCGGCCGGTCCCGAGGCCGTCAAGGACCTGGTCGCCTCGCCCAAGGCCCCCCTGGACGAACAGTGGCTCCTGACCTGGGAGAACCAGGCCGTCGAGCCGGGAGACGCCTACGACGCCATCGTCCTGGCCGCCTCCCGGACCGAGGCCACGGTCCGCCTCAAGAACTCCCTGGGCCGGATGACCTCCAAGGACATCGGCTGGACCAAGGCCGGCCGCCTGGACGCCATCATCAGGAAGGGCGACGTCATCCAGGTGAACGTCCTGTCCTTCGACGCCGCGGCGAACGAGGCCGTGGTCTCGCTGACGCAGAAGCCCGTCCGCAACGGCGCCTTCGTGGCCATCGATCCGCGGACCGGCCAGATCAGGGCCCTGGTCGGGGGCTACGCCTTCCGCGACAGCCAGTTCGACCGGGCCGTCCAGGCGCCGCGCCAGACCGGCTCGGTCATCAAGCCCCTGCTTTACACGGCGGCCCTGGAACACGGCTTCACCCCGGCCAGCGTCATCAAGGACGAGCCGGTGACGTTCATCGACCGCTGGAACAACGAGCCCTGGTCGCCCAAGAACTACGACCGGCAGTACAAGGGCGCGATCACGCTCCGGACCGGCCTCGAGCAGTCCCGCAACGTCGTCACGGCCACCCTGCTCGACAACATCTCGCCCCAGGTCGGGGTCGATTATTGCCGGCGCTTCGGCATCACCTCGCCGGTCTATCCGTACCTGTCGCTCAGCCTGGGGACCTTCGAGATCACCCTGCTCGAGATGGTCTCGGCCTTCTCGACCTTCCCGGACAAGGGCGTCCGCTACACGCCGTATTTCATCACCAGGGTCGAGGACAAGGACGGCAACGTCCTGGAGGAGGCCCGGGTCGAATCGCAGGAGGTCGTCCCGCCGCAGACCGCCTACATGATGACCTATCTCATGCGCGGCGTCGTCGAGTCGGAGGGCGGCACGGCCGGTGCGGTCAGCGTCCTGAACTGGCCGCTGGCCGGCAAGACCGGGACGACCGACGATTATTCCGACGCCTGGTTCATCGGCTTTTCGCCCGACCTGTGCGCCGGCGTCTGGGTCGGCCACGACAAGCCCATCCCGCTCGGCGAGAAGCAGACCGGTGCGGCCGCGGCCCTGCCCATCTGGCAGGACTTCTTCTCCCGGGTCGTCCAGGACGCCCGCAAGAAAGCCCGGGACGAGGGGATCGAGGATTTCGCGCCGCCTGATTTCGAGGTGCCGCCGAACCTGGTCTTCGTCGAGATCGACAAGAAGACGGGCCTGCTGGCGACGCCGGCCTGCAGGTATCCGTTCCGCGAGGTCTTCTTTCCCGGCACCGAGCCGTCGCGCTACTGCACGCTGGCCGACCACCTTCGCGTCTTCGATTATTATTCGAGCGACAAGGCGACCGAAGAACACTAG
- the tmk gene encoding dTMP kinase translates to MHPERRGLFIVFEGIDGSGKTTQARRLLRRLRRRGRKAAFFREPTRGRWGREIRRQALRADSLTPREELDLFVRDRRENVSKNLGPALAAGKDVVLDRYYISTIAYQGAKGLDPDRIRRLNESFAIPPDLVVILDVDAAAGLARIAGRRTRDELFEREDYLVRVARLFRGFAGPRIVHVDGRGDARAIGRAIWAEVESLL, encoded by the coding sequence ATGCATCCCGAACGCCGCGGCCTGTTCATCGTCTTCGAAGGGATCGACGGATCCGGCAAGACGACCCAGGCCCGCCGCCTGCTCCGGCGCCTCCGCCGCCGGGGCCGGAAGGCCGCCTTCTTCCGCGAGCCGACCCGGGGCCGGTGGGGGAGGGAGATCCGGCGGCAGGCCCTCCGGGCCGATTCCCTGACTCCCCGGGAAGAGCTCGATCTTTTCGTCAGGGACCGCCGCGAGAACGTCTCGAAGAACCTCGGGCCGGCCCTGGCCGCCGGCAAGGATGTCGTCCTCGACCGGTACTATATCTCGACCATCGCCTACCAGGGGGCCAAGGGCCTCGACCCGGACCGCATCCGCCGGCTGAACGAATCCTTCGCCATCCCCCCTGACCTGGTCGTTATCCTCGACGTCGACGCCGCCGCCGGCCTGGCCCGGATCGCCGGCCGGAGGACCCGGGACGAGCTGTTCGAGCGCGAGGACTACCTCGTCCGCGTCGCCCGCCTGTTCCGCGGCTTCGCCGGCCCGCGCATCGTCCACGTCGACGGCCGGGGCGACGCCAGGGCCATCGGACGGGCCATCTGGGCCGAGGTCGAATCCCTGCTCTGA